A stretch of the Nicotiana tabacum cultivar K326 chromosome 6, ASM71507v2, whole genome shotgun sequence genome encodes the following:
- the LOC107760310 gene encoding GDSL esterase/lipase At1g71691-like has translation MANNELIRIFSCTLFVVFVLVNSAICQEVDDALAPEAGGGRGRALVPAMFIFGDSLIDNGNNNNLPSFAKANYFPYGIDFDGGPTGRFSNGYTMVDEIAELLGLPLIPAYTEASADTSGDKMPYGVNYASAAAGILDITGRNFVGRIPFNQQIKNFENTLDQITDNLGAPDVAQALAKCMFFVGMGSNDYLNNYLMPNYDTKNRYNPQQYASLLVQQYSQQLTRLYNLGARKFVIGGVGLMGCIPSILAQGNGNVCSEEVNQLVLPFSNNVKSMLSNLNANLPGSKFIYVDIKNMFQDLLANYRRYGFSVIDRGCCGIGRNRGQITCLPLQTPCPNRDQYIFWDAFHPTEAVNILFGRRAFSGGPDVVYPINIQQLAAL, from the exons ATGGCTAATAATGAGCTTATAAGGATATTTTCTTGTACATTATTTGTGGTGTTTGTGTTGGTGAATAGTGCAATATGTCAAGAAGTGGATGATGCATTGGCACCAGAAGCTGGTGGTGGAAGAGGAAGGGCATTGGTTCCAGCCATGTTTATATTTGGAGATTCTTTAATAGACAATGGCAATAATAACAACTTGCCCTCTTTTGCAAAGGCCAACTATtttccttatggaattgattttgatGGTGGCCCTACTGGTCGTTTCTCCAATGGTTACACTATGGTTGATGAAATTG CTGAATTGCTAGGACTACCACTCATTCCAGCATACACAGAAGCTTCAGCAGATACTTCAGGAGATAAAATGCCCTACGGAGTGAACTATGCTTCTGCTGCTGCTGGGATTCTTGATATTACTGGCAGAAACTTT GTTGGGAGAATTCCATTCAATCAGCAAATCAAGAACTTTGAGAACACACTTGATCAAATCACAGATAATCTTGGTGCACCAGATGTAGCACAAGCATTAGCCAAATGCATGTTCTTTGTTGGAATGGGAAGCAATGACTACCTCAACAATTACCTAATGCCTAATTATGACACTAAGAATCGATATAATCCTCAGCAATATGCCAGTCTCTTGGTTCAACAATATAGCCAACAGCTTACT AGATTGTATAATTTGGGAGCAAGAAAATTTGTGATTGGTGGAGTAGGACTAATGGGTTGTATTCCAAGTATTCTTGCACAGGGTAATGGTAATGTGTGCTCAGAGGAAGTGAATCAGCTTGTTTTGCCATTCAGTAACAATGTTAAGTCAATGCTTAGCAACTTAAATGCCAATCTTCCTGGTTCAAAATTCATCTACGTTGACATTAAGAATATGTTCCAAGATCTACTTGCCAATTACAGACGATatg GATTTAGCGTGATTGACAGAGGGTGTTGTGGAATAGGAAGAAACAGAGGGCAAATAACATGTTTACCATTGCAAACACCATGTCCAAACAGAGATCAATACATATTTTGGGATGCATTTCACCCAACTGAAGCAGTGAATATTTTATTTGGAAGGAGAGCTTTTAGTGGTGGTCCTGATGTTGTTTATCCTATCAACATTCAGCAGCTTGCTGCTCTTTAA